One part of the Sulfolobus tengchongensis genome encodes these proteins:
- the tmk gene encoding dTMP kinase: MKGLLIAFEGIDGSGKSSQAVVLKDWIEMKRDVYLTEWNSSDWIHDIIKEAKKKNLLTPITFSLIHATDFSDRYERYILPMLKSGFVVICDRYIYTAYARDVIRGVDIDWVRKLYSFAIKPNFTFYIRVTPEVALERIKKSKRKIKPQEAGADIFSNENLEPEEGFIKYQSMIVEIYDKIAKEENNFITIDGNKPLKDIQTEIRKVLGEYIDNSF, from the coding sequence ATGAAAGGTTTGTTAATAGCATTTGAAGGAATAGATGGCTCTGGCAAGTCTAGTCAAGCTGTAGTACTTAAGGACTGGATTGAGATGAAAAGAGATGTTTATCTTACAGAATGGAATTCCTCAGACTGGATTCACGATATAATAAAAGAGGCTAAAAAGAAGAACCTTTTAACTCCGATAACGTTTAGCCTAATTCATGCAACTGACTTTTCTGACAGATATGAGAGATATATTTTGCCAATGCTCAAGAGTGGATTTGTTGTAATATGCGATAGGTATATTTATACTGCATATGCTAGAGATGTTATAAGAGGAGTTGATATTGACTGGGTAAGGAAACTTTACTCCTTTGCGATAAAACCAAACTTCACGTTCTACATTAGAGTTACACCAGAAGTAGCATTAGAAAGAATTAAGAAGTCGAAGAGAAAAATAAAACCTCAAGAGGCTGGAGCAGATATATTTAGCAATGAGAATTTGGAACCAGAAGAGGGATTTATTAAATATCAAAGCATGATAGTGGAAATTTATGATAAAATAGCTAAAGAGGAAAACAACTTTATAACAATAGATGGGAATAAGCCGTTAAAGGATATACAGACTGAAATAAGGAAAGTTTTAGGTGAATATATTGATAATAGCTTTTGA
- a CDS encoding Ppx/GppA phosphatase family protein gives MISAVIDCGYNSFRLVIYQVFSNGTFRMLGSFKSFVRIGEGIKEGDKISDEKIDKAEKSFSIFKKILDNLNVAEVKIVATSAFRYAINGNDVKERLSKIINEEIRIVSGEEEGRYATIGMMNTLPISDGIFFELGGGSLEIAEVTSGNISRVSQLPIGALKLINYSPREIRKKVLDELSTLDIRKGKTLVGSGGNVRALAKLDRKLTSFPLKSIHGYSISSKQISKYASLLPSLDAESRQSLPGIGKERALTIHSASVIIDELVNYLNSRELIVSAFGMREGVLTEGKRLDKINWLEAVSFSHAITTPPIEIINEILTQVDSKYSFYVASSAFLSLVFKMTGYFDPFQACYRFIKESVLPGFTLNEALLIGLICEAGSGKVKKKQMKKLNEDITKKEILSFGDIIRNDIDKYVAGVRI, from the coding sequence ATGATTTCTGCAGTGATAGATTGTGGCTATAATTCCTTCAGATTAGTAATTTATCAAGTTTTTTCTAATGGAACGTTTAGGATGCTTGGTTCTTTTAAATCATTTGTAAGGATAGGGGAAGGGATCAAAGAAGGGGATAAGATATCAGATGAAAAGATAGATAAAGCTGAGAAATCGTTTTCCATTTTTAAGAAAATTTTAGATAATTTGAATGTTGCGGAAGTCAAGATTGTAGCAACTAGCGCGTTTAGATATGCGATAAATGGTAATGATGTTAAAGAAAGACTAAGTAAGATAATCAATGAGGAAATAAGGATAGTTTCTGGAGAGGAAGAAGGGAGATATGCTACAATAGGAATGATGAATACACTTCCAATTTCTGATGGAATCTTCTTCGAGTTGGGAGGAGGGTCGTTAGAAATAGCTGAAGTAACATCAGGGAATATATCAAGAGTGTCCCAATTGCCAATTGGTGCTCTGAAGCTCATTAATTACTCACCTAGGGAGATAAGGAAAAAAGTTTTAGATGAACTATCAACGTTAGATATCAGAAAGGGTAAAACTCTGGTAGGTTCTGGAGGAAACGTTAGGGCTTTAGCAAAACTTGATAGGAAACTTACTTCTTTTCCTCTTAAATCAATTCATGGTTATTCTATATCTTCAAAACAGATCAGTAAGTATGCTTCACTTTTACCATCATTGGATGCTGAAAGTAGACAGTCTCTTCCAGGGATAGGTAAGGAAAGAGCTTTAACAATTCATTCAGCCTCAGTTATTATAGATGAGTTAGTTAATTACCTAAATTCGAGAGAATTGATAGTATCAGCTTTTGGAATGAGAGAGGGAGTACTTACAGAGGGAAAAAGGTTAGATAAGATTAATTGGTTAGAAGCAGTTTCATTTTCTCATGCTATAACTACTCCACCAATAGAGATTATCAATGAGATCCTTACTCAAGTTGATAGTAAATACTCATTTTATGTCGCATCATCAGCCTTCTTATCATTAGTTTTTAAGATGACTGGTTATTTTGATCCATTTCAAGCTTGTTATAGGTTTATTAAAGAGTCCGTTTTACCCGGTTTTACGTTAAATGAGGCATTATTAATAGGTCTGATTTGTGAGGCGGGAAGCGGAAAAGTTAAGAAAAAACAGATGAAAAAGTTAAATGAAGACATAACTAAAAAAGAAATATTAAGTTTTGGTGATATAATTAGAAATGATATTGACAAATACGTGGCTGGTGTGAGAATATGA
- the sixA gene encoding phosphohistidine phosphatase SixA, with protein MITLIVVRHGDAEPQVEGKEDKDRKLVKKGIKQMRRVASFLDEMGYSVDRIISSPYLRTYQSAEVILDELFDSDNEKKVETFDDLTPDKDPSLFLEKVKDFADNSTILIVGHEPYLSNLVKAISGANVEIKKGGIAIVDYDLKEGKGVLKILLTQKILKLI; from the coding sequence ATGATTACTTTAATAGTAGTGAGGCATGGTGATGCTGAACCACAAGTTGAAGGTAAGGAGGATAAGGATAGGAAGTTAGTAAAGAAGGGAATAAAACAGATGAGAAGAGTAGCAAGTTTTTTAGACGAAATGGGCTATTCTGTTGATAGAATAATATCCAGTCCTTATCTGAGGACTTACCAATCAGCGGAGGTAATTTTGGATGAACTCTTTGATAGTGATAATGAAAAGAAAGTAGAGACATTTGATGATCTTACGCCAGATAAGGATCCCTCTTTGTTTTTGGAGAAGGTAAAGGATTTCGCAGATAACTCTACTATACTTATTGTAGGTCATGAGCCATATCTTTCTAACCTCGTGAAAGCGATAAGTGGTGCTAATGTTGAAATAAAGAAGGGTGGTATTGCCATAGTCGATTATGATCTGAAAGAAGGGAAAGGAGTTTTGAAAATTCTCCTTACCCAGAAAATTTTAAAGCTGATTTAA
- a CDS encoding AAA family ATPase: MEAFLLLREIVRPSGYPPLPFLNWSGYDKVVFMNDTSLDIYYEIEGTYDGKDFYYSLTINGYNGLLIKSEYLNLGNLKIERNLNKLTIEKNSFDIPQNLSMFSLVQSYGPITFSNLPLTQPDVSLMGFLSKFINDIIVLRIIPENAISPVPFNMPMMLRIDGYGLPKILQNLPMHEAVSMFLERFNLTLTPIITDDGKIKLNVKEKVDGNEIFYPANSLPSGLVKMLTIMVTVYMLKHSPIVIDEVENSLHVELLGRLIDLIRESEPQFIITTHSPAIVDLINPEDVILLERDKGETKASRLQNVKELKKKLEELGLTLSEWIF; this comes from the coding sequence GTGGAAGCTTTTCTCCTCCTTAGAGAAATCGTTAGACCCTCCGGTTATCCTCCATTACCTTTCTTGAATTGGTCTGGATATGACAAAGTGGTATTTATGAATGACACCTCTTTGGACATTTATTATGAGATTGAAGGTACCTACGACGGAAAGGACTTTTATTACTCATTAACAATAAACGGTTATAATGGCCTCTTAATAAAGAGTGAATATTTGAATTTAGGAAATTTAAAAATAGAAAGAAATCTAAACAAACTAACCATCGAAAAAAATTCCTTCGATATACCACAAAACTTAAGTATGTTCTCATTGGTTCAAAGCTATGGTCCAATTACATTTTCCAATCTCCCATTAACGCAGCCAGATGTATCTTTAATGGGTTTCCTTTCAAAATTTATAAATGATATAATAGTTTTAAGAATAATTCCTGAAAATGCGATTTCTCCAGTTCCTTTTAATATGCCCATGATGCTAAGAATCGATGGTTATGGTTTACCTAAAATCTTACAGAACCTTCCAATGCATGAAGCTGTGAGCATGTTTCTAGAAAGATTCAATCTCACTTTAACCCCAATAATAACTGACGATGGTAAAATTAAATTGAATGTTAAAGAGAAAGTTGATGGAAATGAAATCTTCTATCCCGCTAATTCCCTTCCATCAGGATTAGTGAAAATGCTAACAATAATGGTCACAGTTTATATGTTAAAACATTCTCCGATAGTGATTGATGAGGTCGAGAATTCTCTTCATGTTGAATTATTAGGTAGGTTAATTGATTTAATCAGAGAATCGGAGCCTCAGTTCATAATTACAACCCACTCACCCGCAATTGTAGACTTAATTAATCCTGAAGACGTAATTTTACTAGAAAGAGATAAGGGTGAGACAAAAGCAAGTAGACTTCAAAACGTTAAAGAATTAAAGAAAAAGTTAGAGGAACTTGGGTTAACTTTAAGTGAATGGATCTTCTAG
- a CDS encoding sodium:solute symporter, with amino-acid sequence MDGLHVSIVSVILFIILFVIFVFLGFYGSRWRKGDLSKLHEWALAGRKLGPYLMWFLLTADTYTAYTFIAVPSLVLASGPVGFFAAFYSGVAGYVALLFMPRLWTIARNRGYVTAADFVKDRFNSRTLAGLVAITGVVAELPYVALQIVGMQAALLILLLGLGVSNISLASDLSLLVSFIILAAFVFTSGLRGAALTGVYKDMIVIATVLTVAIFVPLSFGGFAAAFHNAQMLSSQVNFALNHVNKPIFYNYLPTTLATQTAYISLAIGSAFALYLYPHAINGSVSADSKQSLKYSLALQPIYSILLAIIALFGILVYANPTVVNFIEKAKSGAVAVPALIGYTMPDWFVGIALLGIFIGGLVPAAIMAIGAANLLTRNIIKEFKPDMSPKTESTLAKWISTAFKFIALALVFTTPSTYAIQLQLLGGIIVLQALPSVFLGLYTHKLNGYSLIAGWIGGMFSGIYLTLLANHFGPLKTSSYLTPLGPMYIGVISTLINIAISLVGTAIAYGLGWRPVTNIKAEELS; translated from the coding sequence ATGGATGGGTTACATGTTTCAATAGTCTCTGTGATATTATTTATAATACTTTTCGTTATTTTCGTATTTTTAGGATTTTATGGTAGTAGATGGAGAAAAGGAGACTTATCAAAACTTCATGAGTGGGCTCTTGCCGGAAGAAAATTAGGGCCTTACTTGATGTGGTTCTTATTGACAGCTGATACATATACTGCATATACATTTATTGCTGTACCTTCTCTAGTACTAGCTAGCGGACCAGTTGGATTTTTCGCAGCATTCTATTCTGGAGTAGCGGGATATGTTGCCTTACTTTTCATGCCTAGACTATGGACAATAGCTAGAAATAGAGGATATGTGACAGCAGCAGATTTTGTGAAAGACAGATTTAACAGCAGAACTCTTGCAGGATTAGTTGCCATAACTGGTGTTGTGGCTGAGTTACCATATGTAGCATTACAAATAGTGGGAATGCAGGCAGCCCTACTTATTCTACTTTTAGGTTTAGGTGTTAGCAACATCTCCTTGGCAAGCGATTTAAGTTTATTAGTATCATTCATAATTTTAGCCGCATTCGTATTTACTAGTGGATTAAGAGGTGCAGCTTTAACCGGAGTTTATAAAGACATGATAGTCATAGCTACCGTACTGACTGTAGCTATTTTTGTTCCATTAAGTTTTGGAGGATTTGCTGCAGCCTTCCATAATGCTCAGATGTTGAGTTCTCAAGTTAATTTTGCCTTAAATCACGTTAATAAACCCATATTTTACAACTACTTACCTACTACGTTAGCTACACAAACTGCATATATTTCACTTGCAATAGGTAGTGCGTTTGCTTTGTATTTATATCCTCATGCAATAAATGGTAGCGTTAGTGCAGACTCAAAGCAATCACTTAAATACTCCCTAGCCTTGCAACCTATATATTCAATTTTACTTGCAATCATAGCTTTATTTGGAATATTAGTATATGCGAATCCCACGGTAGTTAACTTTATCGAAAAAGCAAAATCTGGAGCAGTAGCCGTTCCTGCATTAATAGGTTATACGATGCCAGATTGGTTTGTTGGTATCGCCTTGCTAGGTATTTTCATAGGAGGCTTAGTTCCCGCCGCAATAATGGCAATAGGTGCAGCCAATCTACTAACTAGGAATATAATAAAGGAATTTAAGCCCGATATGTCACCTAAAACAGAATCCACATTGGCTAAATGGATTTCCACTGCGTTCAAATTCATAGCATTAGCTTTAGTATTTACAACGCCATCAACATACGCAATACAGTTACAGTTACTAGGAGGGATAATTGTTCTTCAAGCGTTGCCATCAGTATTTCTAGGTTTATACACTCACAAGCTAAATGGATATTCACTAATAGCAGGTTGGATAGGTGGAATGTTTAGCGGAATTTATTTAACGTTATTAGCAAATCACTTCGGGCCCTTGAAAACGTCATCTTATCTAACACCATTAGGGCCCATGTATATAGGTGTAATTTCAACATTGATAAACATCGCCATAAGCTTAGTTGGCACTGCAATAGCTTATGGTTTAGGATGGAGACCAGTTACAAACATAAAGGCAGAAGAATTATCTTAA
- a CDS encoding DUF3311 domain-containing protein — MAGKFYIAVAVLTLIFILLYSLLPLYSKENPTFLGLPMFYWYQIILMPIGALVFFAVSYLIRE, encoded by the coding sequence ATGGCGGGAAAGTTTTACATAGCAGTGGCAGTTTTAACGTTAATATTCATACTACTGTACTCACTACTACCCCTATATTCAAAAGAGAACCCAACATTCCTAGGATTGCCAATGTTTTACTGGTATCAGATAATCCTAATGCCCATAGGCGCACTAGTATTTTTCGCTGTATCATACTTGATTAGGGAGTGA
- a CDS encoding winged helix-turn-helix domain-containing protein, which yields MSDEGKIKELIQFLNNRALNNSIRLAILISLYTFGEMTFSEILEYAQIPKSSLMMHIQILEEEGLVISRKGFTVNGIRTFIRITDKGREIVKEYFKLISSIS from the coding sequence TTGAGTGATGAAGGAAAAATTAAGGAGCTAATACAGTTTCTTAACAATAGAGCTTTAAATAATTCAATCAGATTAGCTATACTAATTAGTTTATACACCTTCGGGGAAATGACCTTCTCGGAAATTCTAGAGTACGCTCAAATCCCAAAAAGCTCCTTAATGATGCACATACAGATTTTAGAAGAGGAAGGATTAGTAATATCAAGAAAGGGTTTTACTGTAAATGGAATAAGAACATTTATTAGAATCACTGATAAAGGAAGGGAGATAGTTAAGGAATACTTCAAGCTGATTAGCAGTATATCGTAG
- a CDS encoding ATP-binding cassette domain-containing protein: MLEYESFTIDFDGYVLLEHINLKIDGKNLILGPNGSGKTTLIRATCGLLPYKGNIYVNGNEVRKIRNYIDLSTNLYEVYSIGRKVKDIVYILEEIKDLDTILFYNLLKELRIHDQVINKPLHKLSAGQSSMVRIALTLSSKSKIALVDEPFENLDPGKREIIADIFREYFNTGFITTHELDLLKEFKEWNSYIIFNGKIYGPILVEELIDANVVEGEVSNAIVTIEVQKGKKISLVKDKQTGIKISMLGSLNRIYGVV; encoded by the coding sequence ATGTTAGAATATGAAAGTTTCACAATAGATTTTGATGGTTACGTACTACTTGAACATATCAACCTTAAAATAGATGGCAAGAACCTTATCTTAGGACCTAATGGATCTGGAAAAACTACGTTAATAAGGGCTACATGTGGGCTATTACCATATAAAGGTAATATATACGTTAATGGTAATGAAGTGAGAAAAATAAGAAATTACATAGATCTCTCGACTAATTTATATGAGGTTTACAGTATAGGTAGGAAAGTTAAAGATATAGTCTATATTTTAGAGGAAATTAAGGACCTAGATACCATCTTGTTCTACAACTTATTAAAAGAACTCAGAATTCACGATCAAGTAATTAATAAACCTTTGCATAAACTTTCTGCTGGCCAATCTTCGATGGTTAGAATAGCCCTAACTCTTTCCTCCAAATCCAAAATAGCTTTAGTAGATGAGCCTTTTGAGAACTTAGACCCCGGCAAAAGAGAGATCATAGCTGACATATTTAGAGAATACTTTAACACTGGGTTTATTACGACACACGAATTAGATTTGCTAAAGGAGTTTAAAGAATGGAACTCTTATATTATTTTTAACGGAAAAATATATGGACCTATACTAGTTGAAGAGTTAATTGATGCCAACGTGGTTGAAGGGGAAGTTAGTAACGCAATAGTTACGATAGAAGTACAAAAAGGTAAAAAGATATCCTTAGTTAAAGATAAACAGACCGGGATTAAAATAAGCATGTTGGGTAGTTTAAACAGAATTTATGGTGTAGTTTAA
- a CDS encoding APC family permease yields MTESANNSDRLLKRELSLLDLTFLSLSAMIGSGWLFASLSVASIAGPSGIFSWIIGGVMVMFIGLTYAELGSAMPKSGGIVRYPVYSHGSYTGYVIAFLYLLSAISTPSIEALATIEYLSSINPTLSDILTKTAEVNGSSVTVLTLPGLAIATLLLFIFFLINYYGIRALGRANSAITIWKIIVPTVTFILLFLAFRSINFTGYGGIFPTSVSTNYIGPVGMLYAIPSAGIIYSYLGFRQPIEFSGEAKNPQRDVWRSIILSILLAITIYTILQIAFIGAINWNSAGITPGNWSALLNSKWANGPFYGELEAEGLALSAAWGYVLLIDAVISPSGTGLVYTGTSSRTFYGMAVEGYLPNLFQKLNQFKVPVWSLIVSLIASIIFLLPFPSWYLLVGFNSSATVFTYIMGGIGLQALRKTAPDLKRSIKVPYANLIAPIATIVSLLIVYWSGFSTLFYILSALFIGVPLFWMFYGVKVLEIKRKIGIITGISQFIANIVIAVFGYCTVLNGGNIASFLLYLLLFALMMLMPLFIGYIFASNNGRLHLRSGLWLMALILVMYTVSYFSEFGPLSNSAPLKFPYDIVVVAIIGLIFHYLAVKSGFRTREIEEIINQQLISD; encoded by the coding sequence ATGACCGAGTCAGCCAATAACTCAGATAGGCTTTTAAAGAGAGAATTAAGTCTACTAGATTTAACCTTCTTGTCCTTAAGCGCAATGATAGGCTCTGGATGGTTATTTGCATCTTTAAGTGTCGCCTCAATAGCTGGGCCTTCAGGAATATTTTCTTGGATAATAGGAGGAGTAATGGTAATGTTTATAGGCCTAACTTATGCAGAACTGGGAAGCGCAATGCCGAAGAGTGGTGGAATTGTAAGATATCCAGTATATTCTCACGGCAGTTACACAGGTTACGTTATAGCGTTCCTATATCTTCTCTCTGCAATTTCCACACCTTCGATAGAGGCATTAGCAACTATTGAATACTTATCTAGCATTAATCCAACTCTAAGCGATATATTAACTAAAACTGCTGAGGTTAATGGCTCTTCAGTCACAGTGCTAACATTACCCGGTTTAGCTATAGCTACCTTGCTTTTATTCATCTTCTTCTTGATAAACTATTACGGTATAAGAGCTTTAGGGAGGGCTAATTCAGCAATAACCATTTGGAAAATAATAGTCCCTACGGTAACATTTATACTACTATTCCTCGCTTTTAGGTCAATTAACTTCACTGGTTATGGAGGAATATTTCCAACTAGTGTTTCAACTAACTATATTGGACCAGTTGGAATGTTATACGCAATACCATCTGCGGGAATAATTTACTCTTATTTAGGTTTCAGACAGCCCATCGAATTCTCCGGAGAAGCTAAAAACCCACAAAGAGATGTATGGAGGTCAATCATTTTGTCAATATTATTAGCAATCACGATATATACAATACTACAGATAGCGTTTATAGGAGCAATAAATTGGAACAGTGCAGGTATAACCCCAGGGAATTGGTCTGCGTTGTTAAATAGTAAGTGGGCTAATGGGCCATTTTATGGGGAGTTAGAAGCGGAGGGATTAGCGTTATCTGCGGCCTGGGGATATGTTCTCCTAATAGACGCTGTAATATCTCCTAGCGGAACTGGTTTAGTTTACACTGGAACTTCGTCAAGGACATTTTACGGCATGGCAGTTGAAGGTTATTTACCTAATTTATTCCAGAAGCTAAATCAATTTAAAGTACCCGTATGGTCTCTGATAGTATCATTGATAGCTAGCATAATATTCCTACTTCCTTTCCCTAGTTGGTATTTATTAGTAGGTTTCAACTCATCGGCTACAGTATTTACGTACATAATGGGAGGGATAGGACTTCAAGCCTTAAGAAAAACAGCCCCCGATTTGAAGAGAAGTATAAAAGTGCCATATGCAAATTTAATTGCCCCAATTGCCACAATAGTCTCATTATTAATAGTATATTGGTCTGGTTTCAGCACATTATTCTACATACTCTCAGCTCTATTTATAGGAGTACCTCTATTTTGGATGTTCTACGGTGTTAAAGTATTGGAAATCAAAAGGAAGATTGGGATCATTACGGGAATCTCGCAATTTATTGCTAATATAGTAATAGCAGTGTTTGGATATTGTACTGTCTTAAATGGAGGAAATATAGCAAGTTTTCTACTATATCTATTATTATTTGCATTGATGATGCTAATGCCATTATTTATAGGTTATATATTTGCCAGTAATAATGGAAGACTCCATCTCAGAAGTGGACTATGGCTTATGGCCTTAATTTTAGTAATGTATACAGTAAGTTATTTCAGTGAATTCGGACCGTTAAGTAATTCAGCACCTTTAAAATTCCCTTACGATATAGTCGTAGTTGCCATTATCGGTCTGATATTCCATTACTTGGCGGTTAAAAGTGGATTCAGAACAAGAGAGATAGAGGAAATAATAAATCAACAGTTAATATCTGATTAG